One Leucoraja erinacea ecotype New England chromosome 5, Leri_hhj_1, whole genome shotgun sequence DNA segment encodes these proteins:
- the LOC129696853 gene encoding insertion element IS630 uncharacterized 39 kDa protein-like, whose translation MTMKQLYRVPFERNSVRVKGLQREYVQRILAMDGAAQPHEFIYIDEAGFNLSKTRRRGRNIIGQRAIVHGPGQRGGNISLCAAISLRGLLYHHAKLGPYNTQHIITFLDALHNIAVQDRPEQPRFVVVWDNVSFHRAALVRTWFTNHNQFEVVYLPPYSPFLNPIEEFFSAWRWRVYDRQPHARMPLLQAMEQACGDIEVRSIHGWIRHTRGYFPRCLAGEDIACDVDEILWPDPNRRQDP comes from the exons ATGACCATGAAGCAACTGTACAGGGTCCCATTTGAGAGGAACAGTGTCAGGGTCAAAGGACTTCAACGTGAATATGTACAG AGAATCTTGGCCATGGATGGAGCTGCACAGCCTCATGAATTTATTTACATTGATGAGGCTGGATTCAACCTTAGCAAAACAAGACGACGGGGTCGTAATATAATTGGCCAAAGGGCAATTGtgcacggcccggggcagcgcggGGGAAATATCTCATTGTGTGCCGCCATAAGCCTTCGAGGGCTTCTGTACCATCATGCAAAACTAGGTCCATACAATACACAACATATCATCACATTTCTAGATGCTCTTCATAATATAGCTGTACAGGACAGACCAGAGCAGCCCAGGTTTGTTGTTGTCTGGGATAATGTCAGTTTCCATCGGGCTGCTCTGGTCCGGACCTGGTTCACCAACCATAATCAATTTGAAGTGGTATACTTGCCCCCTTACTCGCCATTTCTAAACCCTATAGAAGAATTCTTTTCGGCTTGGAGATGGCGTGTATATGACCGCCAACCACATGCCCGCATGCCTCTTCTGCAGGCAATGGAACAGGCCTGCGGAGACATTGAGGTGAGGTCAATCCATGGATGGATTCGGCACACAAGGGGATATTTTCCCCGATGCCTAGCGGGAGAAGACATTGCTTGCGATGTGGATGAGATCCTGTGGCCAGACCCCAACAGACGGCAGGATCCATAA